A single genomic interval of Symphalangus syndactylus isolate Jambi chromosome 18, NHGRI_mSymSyn1-v2.1_pri, whole genome shotgun sequence harbors:
- the LOC129467448 gene encoding iron-sulfur cluster assembly 1 homolog, mitochondrial-like — MCLSVLPRGTALPLAQLGNQCARRVRGERLRRPTSGPRHRGAGTAKISASLVRATVRAVSKRKLQPTRAALTLTPSAVNKIKQLLKDKPEHVGVKVGVRTRGCNGLSYTLEYTKTKGDSDEEVIQDGVRVFIEKKAQLTLLGTEMDYVEDKLSSEFVFNNPNIKGTYGCGESFNI, encoded by the exons ATGTGCCTCAGTGTGCTACCACGTGGGACTGCCCTTCCATTAGCACAA TTGGGAAACCAATGCGCCCGCCGTGTCCGtggagagaggctgaggcggccgACCTCCGGCCCGAGGCACCGGGGCGCCGGGACGGCGAAGATATCGGCTTCCTTGGTCCGGGCAACTGTCCGGGCTGTGAGCAAGAGGAAGCTGCAGCCCACCAGGGCAGCCCTCACCCTAACACCTTCAGCAGTAAACAAGATAAAACAACTTCTTAAAGATAAGCCTGAGCATGTAGGTGTAAAAGTTGGTGTCCGAACCAGGGGCTGTAATGGCCTTTCTTATACtctagaatatacaaagacaAAAGGAGATTCTGATGAAGAagttattcaagatggagtcagaGTATTCATCGAAAAGAAAGCACAGCTGACACTTTTAGGAACAGAAATGGACTATGTTGAAGACAAATTATCCAGTGAGTTTGTGTTCAATAACCCAAACATCAAAGGGACTTATGGCTGTGGAGAAAGCTTTAATATTTGA